The DNA sequence GTATTAACACTGCAGAAGGTCGGGAAATAGCAGACTTTATGAATATTTAATTTGACAAAGTTTTGGCAAGGATGTATGAGGGCAGTGTCAGGCATATCCTAGTAATTCCCTGAACCTCTCCAGAGCTGCTAATAATAGAGTAGGGGTTTCGTGTGTCCTTGTTCTATTCTGACAATAGAGGACTTCAGTGTTTCCTAATTCTATTCTGATAATAGAGGACTTTAGTGTTTCCTAATTCTATTCTGATAATACTGGACTTTAGTGTTTCATCTTTTCATTCTGATAATACTGGACTTTAGTGTTTCATCTTTCTATTCTGATAATACTGGACTTTAGTGTTTCATCTTTTTATTCTGATAATACTGGACTTTAGTGTTTCATCTTTCTATTCTGATAATACTGGACTTTAGTGTTTCATTTTTCTATTCTGATAATACTGGACTTCAGTGTTTCTTCTTTCCATTATGATAATAGAGGACTGTAGTGTTTCCTCCTCTCATTTATCACCTCTCCCTGATCTCTACAACAACCAGACAACCAGTAGTACTGTAGTATTTTGGTTTATTGGGTCAAATAGGAGATCCCCAGTTCCTCCTTCATCTCTTAGAATtatgctctcactctctcatctaGTTGACCTCCCGCTGCTCCCTGTTGAGATCTCCTACCTGTGGGGTTGTCTGTCGTCGGGATCACACTGAAACAGTCCGTTCCACGtcattacattttctctcaGCTACAGTGCAAGAGATTGGCCATGTCATTATATTGAagtaaatatattacattacttGCTATTTACATTCTTCTTGCacctcttatttttttatttcctgtcAGTAGTTAAGACAGTTTTTCTTCAGGCAAAACAGTACTTAAGACAGATATTCTTCAGTCAAATGAGTAGTTATCAGCTTGGGTTCTTTATCTGCATTGCCAAAGGAAGTGGTATACAACAAGGCTGTATTCAATAACAAGTTAaaagtgaaaacaaacagataatAGCCACATCTAAATATCTAAGTAAACATCACAAACAATTgttgaaaaaattattacagTCTCTTATCTTCCTCAGTCCTTCCCtgcctttctcctcctcctcaaatCAACATAACAGCTGTCATCCCTCTCTGAATGTCCATAGCAGGGAACCTTTAATTGCCTGTCAAATGTCTCCCGGTCTGAAACCATACCAACCCTTCAGACGTATCATTTGCTGTAGGTTCCTGGTGGAAcatgcagatttattttattactgaCTGTCACCGTCTCTTAATCTTGTGTCTCTGCATCTGCAAAGCTGCTTTGGTCCCTCAGGGCCTCCATAGTTATATGccttatctgtctgtctccctgttttaAAAGGGGTTAACCCCTTAGTAGTAATTCTGACTGTCTATCAGTTTTCAATACTGAGCCCATTTTTGCCTTCTCCATTTAGTGATGGCAGTatacacctgtctgtctgaaaaaGGTAATCCTCTCTGCGCCTTTCAGATGAGGGCTCTGTCAGTTGGATTTGTGGAGTGATGGTCACACTTAGCATATGATGatgttgtgtgttcagtagaACGGGTGGGTCTGTCCTTAGATAGGTTGGCCAAGTGGATTCTAACTGTGGGGTCATTAGAACTGTTTTGTAGAAGGAGTAGTAGGATCATTAGAACTGTGTTGTAGAAGGAGTGGTAGGATCATTAGAACTGTGTTGTAGAAGGAGTAGTAAGATCATTAGAACTGTGTTGTAGAAGGAGTAGTAGGATCATTAGAACTGTGTTGTAGAAGGAGTAGTAGGATCATTAGAACTGTGTTGTAGAAGGAGTAGTAGGATCATTAGAACTGTGTTGTAGAAGGAGTGGTAGGATCATTAGAACTGTGTTGTAGAAGGAGTAGTAAGATCATTAGAACTGTGTTGTAGAAGGAGTAGTAGGATCATTAGAACTGTGTTGTAGAAGGAGTAGTAGGATCATTAGAACTGTGTTGTAGAAGGAGTAGTAGGATCATTAGAACTGTGTTGTAGAAGGAGTAGTAGGATCATTAGAACTGTGTTGTAGAAGGAGTAGTAGGATCATTAGAACTGTGTTGTAGAAGGAGTGGTAGGATCATTAGAACTGTGTTGTAGAAGGAGTAGTAGGATCATTAGAACTGTGTTGTAGAAGGAGTAGTAGGATCATTAGAACTGTGTTGTAGAAGGAGTAGTAGGATCATTAGAACTGTGTTGTAGAAGGAGTAGTAGGATCATTAGAACTGTGTTGTAGAAGGAGTAGTAGGATCATTAGAACTGTGTTGTAGAAGGAGTGGTAGGATCATTAGAACTGTGTTGTAGAAGGAGTAGTAGGATCATTAGAACTGTGTTGTAGAAGGAGTAGTAGGATCATTAGAACTGTGTTGTAGAAGGAGTAGTAGGATCATTAGAACTGTGTTGTAGAAGGAGTGGTAGGATCATTAGAACTGTGTTGTAGAAGGAGTAGTAGGATCATTAGAACTGTGTTGTAGAAGGAGTAGTAGGATCATTAGAACTGTGTTGTAGAAGGAGTAGTAGGATCATTAGAACTGTGTTGTAGAAGGAGTAGTAGGATCATTAGAACTGTGTTGTAGAAGGAGTGGTAGGATCATTAGAACTGTGTTGTAGAAGGAGTAGTAAGATCATTAGAACTGTGTTGTAGAAGGAGTAGTAGGATCATTAGAACTGTGTTGTAGAAGGAGTAGTAGGATCATTAGAACTGTGTTGTAGAAGGAGTAGTAGGATCATTAGAACTGTGTTGTAGAAGGAGTAGTAGGATCATTAGAACTGTGTTGTAGAAGGAGTAGTAGGATCATTAGAACTGTGTTGTAGAAGGAGTAGTAGGATCATTAGAACTGTGTTGTAGAAGGAGTAGTAGGATCATTAGAACTGTGTTGTAGAAGGAGTAGTAGGATCATTAGAACTGTGTTGTAGAAGGAGTAGTAGGATCATTAGAACTGTGTTGTAGAAGGAGTAGTAGGATCATTAGAACTGTGTTGTAGAAGGAGTAGTAGGATCATTAGAACTGTGTTGTAGAAGGAGTAGTAGGATCATTAGAACTGTGTTGTAGGAGGAGTAGAAAGATCATTAGAACTGTGTTGTAGAAGGAGTAGTAGGATCATTAGAACTGTGTTGTAGAAGGAGTAGTAGGATCATTAGAACTGTGTTGTAGAAGGAGTAGTAGGATCATTAGAACTGTGTTGTAGAAGGAGTAGTAGGATCATTAGAACTGTGTTGTAGAAGGAGTAGTAGGATCATTAGAACTGTGTTGTAGAAGGAGTAGTAGGATCATTAGAACTGTGTTGTAGAAGGAGTAGTAGGATCATTAGAACTGTGTTGTAGAAGGAGTAGTAGGATCATTAGAACTGTGTTGTAGAAGGAGTAGTAGGATCATTAGAACTGTGTTGTAGAAGGAGTAGTAAGATCATTAGAACTGTGTTGTAGAAGGAGTAGTAGGATCATTAGAACTGTGTTGTAGAAGGAGTAGTAAGATCATTAGAACTGTGTTGTAGAAGGAGTAGTAAGATCATTAGAACTGTGTTGTAGGAGGAGTAGTAAGATCATTAGAACTGTGTTGTAGACGGAGTAGTAGGATCATTAGAACTGTGTTGTAGAAGGAGTAGTAGGATCATTAGAACTGTGTTGTAGAAGGAGTAGTAGGATCATTAGAACTGTGTTGTAGACGGAGTAGTAGGATCATTAGTTCTCACAAgtagtaatacacacacacacacacacatatatatatatatatatatatatatatatatatatatacagacctCATATATACAGGATGGCAGGGAACTGTTCTCCAAACACACTGTAGTGGCAGACTGAAGAGACAGGAGGTTCAGTCTGACATCCAGTGGAGGAATCATCCATATTATCATACAGatgttttgtgtgagtgtgtgtgtgtgtgtgtgtcgatcgGTGTGTCCCTGCTAGATgtcgtgcacgtgtgtgtgtatgtggtatCGGTGGGAATGTACCTGCTAGaggctgtgagtgtgtgtgtatgtgtgtgggaatGTGCCTGCTAGAGGccgtgagtgtgtgtatgtgtgtgtatgtgagtgggtgtgtgttttgcagTATGATAGGAACCGAAGGTCTAGAGGGTGAAAGAGCAGTGACAGGGCTTAGACATTCTCCCTGCCAtacgtgtgtgtggggggaggggggtgataGAGCCGGGCCATTCCTCTTGGCTCCCTGCCCTacgtgtgtgggtgggtgtgtgtgggtgggtgtgtgtgggtggggtggTGACAGGGCAGGGCCATTTCTCTTGGCTACAAGTCACTATAATTGGTGCTCTCTGTGATTCACTGCTCTTCTCTGAACTCTAtcctgggaggagagagagggacaggggaatatatatatatatagagagagagggacaggggaatatatatatatagagagagagagggacaggggaatatatatatatagagagagagagggacaggggaatatatatatatatagagagatagagggacaggggaatatatatatatagagagagagagggacaggggaatatatatatatatagagagagagggacaggggaatatatatatatatatagagagagagggacaggggaatatatatatgtatatatatatatagagagagagagagagagagagagagagagagagagagagagagagagagagagagagagagagagagagagagagagagagagagagagagagagagagagagagagagagagagagagagagagagagagagagagagagagagagagagagagagggagggagggacaggggaatatatatatatagagagagagagggacaggggaatatatatagagagagagagggacaggggaatatatatatatagagagagagagagggacaggggaatatatatatatagagagagggacaggggaatatatatatatatatatatatatatatatatatatatatatgtatatatatatatatatagagagagagagagagagagagagagggacaggggaatatatatatatatagagagagagggacaggggaatatatatatatatagagagagagagggacaggggaatatatatatatagagagagagagggacaggggaatatatatatatagagagagagagggacaggggaatatatatatatatagagagatagagggacaggggaatatatatatagagagagagagagggacaggggaatatatatatatatagagagagagggacaggggaatatatatatatatagagagagagggacaggggaatatatatatatatatatatatatatagagagagagagagagagagagagagagagagagagagagagagagagagagagagagggacaggggaatatatatatatagagagagagagggacaggggaatatatatatatatagagagagagagggacaggggaatatatatatatatagagagagagagggacaggggaatatatatatatagagagagggacaggggaatatatatatatatatatatatatatgtatatatatatatatatatatatagagagagagagagagagagagagggacaggggaatatatatatatatatatatagagagagagagagagagagagagagagagagagagagagagagagagagagagagagagagagagagagagagagagagagagagagagagagagagagagacaggggaatatatatatatatatatatatatatatatatagagagagagagagagagagagagagagagaggaatatatatatatatatagagagagaaagcgaggaAGAGGGAAAGGGTGAGCAACACATTTCGTCTGAACCAGATAATGAGAAATCAAAGAATTACTTGACACATGAAAGAATCATCCACAAAACAGAGGAGATTGGAACACTGTCTTGCCCTGAACAGAGAGCAACCGTGTCTGGATACCTGATCGATGTGACTGACCCAAAACCTTGAATATATACAGACCACGGAAGCAAGCACACCAGACTGACCCAGCTGCCCTTACAAACCTCCTGTCATATCTATGACCACATTAAAGATGTATATTTCCCTCAgatcatacagacacacaaagaatccaaaaccaaatagaaaatcgACAAACCCCCATGTCTGTTGAAAGACCACAATGGGTAATCACCACAACAATGTGTGACCCGTTGCCATGACGAAAGGAAGACCAGAGGAGCATGAACATTGCGAATCTGACCTGTATTcatctgtttattttgtaatgtagTTATTATTCCTCCCTGGTCAGTCTTGCTCAGAACAGTTAGCAGATTATTACTATACTTTACGTATCATATAGCATAACACTGAAAGTGTATTTTTggtaatgttttctttgtatttcatttttattgtacattttattttcactgttgtttactttgttttcagaatttttgcaacactgtttttatttattagatATAGACCCCGCCTccccaattaaaatgtaaaaaaagaaatcccatGCAAATACAGCCTTTAAAATGAATAAGAACTGAGGGATGAACCGAGAGATAAATGAAAAactgagagggagaagagatggaTGGTGAAAAGAAAGGGATGGTGTGGACGAGTGTGTGATTCTGGTCTTGACCCGCTAGATATAACCTATTCTGTGTATCCAAACCGCCTTGATTCTATCAAACCTGCATTGTGTTTATTTCTAAACGCGAGTTCAGATTCAGCTGGTCTGTTAACTCAGGGACGGGATGCTTTACAAGAACACTCGCCGGGTCCTCGTCCTGACATGCTGTCCTCCAGAATGTCTCGCTGGTTGTCCCTGGTACTGGAAACAAAGACCCAGCATCCATATGCATACGGTGGAAAGGAGAATTAAAACTAGATGTGACTGTGGTCCTGAGGTGCTTAATTGATCCTTCTGATTGAGCCAATATCTGGTGTGATTACTTGGATCGGAAACCATGCAGACCATGTGAACCGCAGCGAATCCATTTTACAGAACAGTTTTTACGTCAGCGGTTGTTACATAcacccggacaaaaaccacgaAGACCCCTTACAACACGTCAATGCATCTTACCACACTAAGGCTGGATTATGGTGTGTTTTCTGTATCACTCATTATGTCATAATTACGCAATCAGCACTGCTTCTTTGGACCCATGTGTGAATACAGCAGGGTTTATACATTATCTTAGAGCCCATTCTGAACTGAATTATATCTGGGTTGTGTGAATACAGCAGGGTTTATACATTATCTTAGAGCCCATTCTGAACTGAATTATATCTGGGTTGTGTGAATACAGCAGGGTTTATACATTATCTTAGAGCCCATTCTGAACTGAATTATATCTGGGTTATGGGAATACAGCAGAGTAAATACACTCTTTTGGAGCGCACTCTGAACTGAATTATATCTGAGTTTTACCttttcatttgtacattttaatggtgCTCGTTCATATGAGTTAAGATTTCGCAGGGTGATTTATGTAAAACAATGCTGATGTGTTTCTGTATTCCATGACATTATCAAATGATGTGTGCTGGCTGATGCTGCATTGGGCTGGGTGGTGTTGGTTGGGGTTGGGTGGTGTTGGTTGGGGCTGGGTGGTGTTGGTTGGGGCTGGGGGGTGTTGGGATGGGGTTGGCTGGGGCTGGGTGGGattgggtgtgttgggtgttggATGGTATTGGGTGGTGTTGGGTAGGGCTGGGTGGTGTTGGGTAGGTTTAGGGTGGTGTTGTGTGGGGTTGGGTAGGGCTGGGTGGTGTTGGATGGGGTTGAGTGGGGCTGGGTTGTGTTGTATGGGGTTTGGTAGGGCTGGGAGATGTTGGGTGGGGTTTGGTTAGGGCTGGGTGGTGTTGGTTGGGGCTGGGTGGTGTTGGGTGGGGCTGGGTGGTGTTGGGTGGGGCTGGGTGGTGTTGGGTAGGGCTGGGTGGTGTTGGATGGGGTTGAGTGGGGCTGGTTGGGAttgggtgtgttgggtgctGGGTGGTGTTGGATGGTATTGGGTGGTGTTGGGTAGGGCTGGGTGGTGTTGGGTAGGTTTAGGGTGGTGTTGTGTGGGGTTGGGTAGGGCTGGGTGGTGTTGGATGGGGTTGAGTGGGGCTGGGTTGTGTTGTATGGGGTTTGGTAGGGCTGGGAGATGTTGGGTGGGGTTGGGCGGGGCTGGGTTGTGTTGCATGGGGTTTGGTAGGGTTGGGAGGTGTTGAATTGGGTTGGGTGGTGTTGTATGGTATTGGGTGGGGCTGGGTGGTATTGGATGGGGTTGGGCGGGGCTGGGTGGTGTTGTATGGTATTGGGTGGTGTTGTATGGTATTGGGTGGGGCTGGGTGGTGTTGGGTGTGGTTGGGTGGTGTTGTATGGTATTGGGTGGTGTTGTATGGTATTGGGTGGGGCTGGGTGGTATTGGATGGGGTTGGGTGGTGTTTGATGGGACTGGCTTATCTGTTTTTGAAGCTGTATTTACAGTACATGACTGAGATCATATTTGCTCTTTCTAGTCTAGTCTAGTCTGCCTTATCCCTTCTCTTTTCCTTTGTTCTTTCATCCATTCTTCAGTCTGTCCTCACATTActtcatccatccctctctgtcctcacaTTACTtcatccatccctctgtctgtcctcacATTActtcatccatccctctccctgtcctcacATTActtcatccatccctctccctgtcctcacATTTCTTCATCCATCGTTCTGTCTGTCCTCACATTACTtaatctgtccctctgtctgtcctcacATTACTTAATCCATCCTTCTCTGTCCTCACATTACTTCATCCGTCCTTACGTTACttcatccatccctctatcTGTCCTCAcattcctctgtccctccctccctctgttctcacatcccaccctccctccctctcctcacatCTCTCAGTCCCTCCCTCTGTACCTTCAGTTCCATGCTCTCCTCCAAAACAAACCACTACATCTGTCATACTGTCAAACAAATGAAATGGTTCCtcagagagagcgaaagagaggtggactgagagagagggatgaattgAGAACGACAGAGAGATATGGGTGGAGATACAGAGACTGAAAACAAAGTGAGGGGATTAAgaaagagagccagagagagagaaaatattgAGAGAAAACCGAGAGGAAGGTTCATATAGTGGGTGTGTGCAGATAAGAGCAGAAAATACTCAAGTGGTAAAAGAAACGGCGTGAtcagagtggaggagagagtCCTATATCAGCCAGGCAACGGTAACCGTGTCTGCTGGAAATTGGCTCCTCCTGATGCGCTGCGTCTGTTAGGATCTCAGTCGGCAGCCGCCGAGCCGCGCGGGATGAGCTTCAGCTGCCAGCCACTCcggagagggggatgaggagcGATCGTGCCGCAGCGCCACAGCTCCAGGTCCACAGCCTTTTGCGTTGAGGATCAGGCAGGGGTAGGGAACACTGCCTGGAGACACCGCTGTGGCGTCCTGCGAGAAACGCCTGCGTCAGCCGGCCACTGCTTTGCCCCGGCGTCTGAGATAGGACCAGGAAGTGCGAGCACATTTGGGATCCTGCCAACCCCAGAGACGTTTTGTACGCGACGAGGCAGGACCGGGAAGGAAGCACTTCTAGCTGTCGCTCGGCCAAGTGACCCGACCGTGAAAAGCCTGAAAGGAGAGACGCTCTGATGGCTTTGGAGTGACTTGCCCTTCTGTGCGTGTGGTGGGACTCTGCGTATCAAACCACTGACTGGAAGAGGGATGCCTTGATTCACTGGATCCTCTGTTTGGATGCTGTGGACACGATTCGTGTCTGGTGGGATCTGAGGAGGACATTGTATATGCATTGCTAATTCCTGAATTAACCTTTCAGACTCCAAGAATAAGCTGAAAACAGGCCAGGCTTATCAGTCTCCCTCTGTCAGCTCATCACGACTACAGCCCATTTCTAAAGGAGGAATTTGATTAACCTTTCTGGAAGTGTTTTTTATACCTACTGTAGAGGACCAGCCAATGGTTATTGACTTGGCTGCTTGCttttcatttcattgtttcGGTCtggttttctatttttattcctTCATGCTTTTATGTCCTCCTGTCTTTTCAACGTCACCATCTATTTCATAACTTTTTCTGCATGCAGAACTGTTTGGAATTGAGTGATTATGTTAAGGCTAACTAAGAGATGTGTGCTGACAATTGAAGATGTAAATGTATGGAAATCACAGTTTGAAGGAAACAGTAGAAGGCTGATAGCCCTTCAGTCACTGCTTTAAGGGCACCATCAGAAGAGGACAGAGAACAAATAAGGAACATAAAGTTGATCATTTCACAGGTAAACCATCAACCATTTGACATCTGTCACATCGGGGTGTCCTACCTGACGGCCAGAGAGACACGACTGCCCACAATCTTTTAACTGGAAAAAATGCCAGCTCCTAGAGTATTTCACAGAGTATGTACTGGAGTAAGGGGCAGAGCGGCAGAGGCAGGAGGTATTTTCTGTGGATGTTGTCAGTTTGGAGAAACACCGTCTCAATcaattagacagacagacaggcattcaGGCAGGCAGACCGAaaagacagaccgacagagagacagacggattGTCAATAGTGTCAgtgagtgtcagtgagtgtgtaGGCGTGAGCTAATGATTCTTCCCAGGAGAAATACACTGAATTGGGCAAACAGTGTTCACAGAGCACTGCACTCCCTCTGACCGAGCACTGCACTCCTTCTGACAGAGCACTGCAATCCCTCTCTGGGGAGAAGCTGTCTGTTCTCGTCTTGGATGACGGAGGCCCATCATTGAGGAAATTCACCGGGAAGTATCTGGAAGTGTATGCAAAGTAGTAGCATTTCTTACATATGCATtggtttattatttattctACGCCTTTTTTGTTTACTACCCAGAGGGCTCAGTGAAACAGAAGGAAATATCACTGCTGTGGCGGAAAAACCTTCCCTGAGGAGGCCAATGAGATGGAGGCAAGATGTTTTTATGCGAGTTGtcactgtaaaatattttatcaaatgaaatgaaaatagaaCATTCCATTCCATTTCAAGTTATACATTTATAATGATGTGATTTTTCAAAGGATGTATTTCCATGCCTTTACTGAAACGCAACTACACATGTGAACTCCAGTTCACTCCAACGTCTTAGAACAGAAGCTGCTATCAgggacaacaaaaacaaagaagcTTACTTAAGGGAAAGACTAACACActggtaaaagtaaaaaaataaagctttCTTAAGTGCCTTTGTTTGTGACCTGATTAGTAACCCATCAGATGCATGGGAGAAGTATGTTCTATGGATCAACAATGCATCTCCTTCCCTGAGAGAAATCTTCACCAGCAAGACATAGTTAGACACTGAAAACTGTAAAGACAGGCTGGAATCAGGACCAGACCAGAATCAGGATCAGAACCAGAATAAAGACCAAAATCCGGATCAGAAACAGAATCAGGACCAGAACAAAGACTAGGACCAGAATCCAGACCAGAATCAGGACCAGAACAAAGACTAGGACCAGAACGGTGGGAAGATCAGGATGGGGTGCAACATGTGTGTGGTAAACCGTCCTGAGGAGCAGTATCGAATCATGTTCCAGGTCAGTACCTCTGTCtcactggtctctctctctggtctctttATGGGATCTTTGGTCCCTCTCTTTGGTCTCTCTTATTGGTCTCTCTCTAATCTCGATCCCTCTATCTCTGgtctctctggtctctctctctgatatcaatctctttttctctctggtgCCTCTCTGTGGTCACTCGCTCTGTTCCCtctctgatctctctctctgatctctctctctggtctttctctctctctggattCCCTCCATGTCTTGTCTTTTTTGTCTCATAAAACCTCAGATgcttttattcatatttaccAGTCATGAGATGCTGTTTTTCACATGCCAGGCATGAGATTCTTTCATTTAGGTGCCTCTCGCTAGAtgctattattttattttattttttgtgtgcagatcagtcattaatgtcatTCAAGTCAATGGGTGTTGTTTTTCAGTTATTTATGTGCATCATCTTGATCAGGGGTAGAATCCAACCCACCAGCTGATATGGTCTAGGTAGGATTTTTATGGGTTAAATCCTCTCCAGGCCACAActtatattacatttaacatGCTTAAATTATAATGGCCttgaacattgttttactaACCGACCGTGTGCTGTCCCGCAAATCgtttcagaaaaacaaatcagaaCAGTAAATAAATATTGCCCTGTCAAACAGCCAAGCCCTCCCTGCTAAAATCCTTGAACCAGCCATAAGCCAGCCTTAAGCCACCCATAAAACAGCCTTGAATAAGCCTTCAAACAACAACTAGAAATTGATGCAGAGTGTCAAGAACAACTCTCTAGTATGgtcagaacctaggaagaaaccttgagGGGAGCCAGATCCCGAGGCCTGGTCAGTCCACTTCTGGTTGTACCAGGTGAATATTATAGAAGTAAATTAGCTTTTAACGCCACATCAATATTTCTGCAGAATCCGATGACCAGCGGGTCAGTAGACAGAGATGGGCAGTgtccagagtgtgtaggcagaaTCCAGggcagctgcacaaccaggtagACCAGGACAGGGTCAACCAGGTGGgccaggacagggacaaccaggtggagtGTGGGCAGTGACAACCAGGTGGtccaggacagggacaaccaggtggggtgtggacagtgacaaccaggtggaccaggacagggacaaccaggtggtgtGTGGACAGTGACTGCAGGACTGTGTCCTGACAGATACTCAGGGTGATCACAAAACAGTTCAGTGATTCAGGTCACGTGATCACAGGAGTGAAACCACAGGTGATATGATCACAGGAGTGAAACCACAAGTCACATGATCACAGGGGTGAAGCCAGTGTCTGATTATCTCAGCTTCAGCTGCATCACAAATAAAGCTTAAGTTTATTTTAATGAAGCCTATTGCACCTGAATCTGTCTCTTGTAAAACAATATGCTGATAATTAGACTCATGACTAACAAAGCAGTGACAGGCAGCAATGGAAGGCTACATTGTTAGATGCAGTTAGTGTTAATTGGTAAACAGCTGTCCATTCGGTAGTTAGTGTTAATTGGAAAACAGCTGTCCATTCGGTAGTTGTGTTGATTGGAAAACAGCTGTCCATTCTGTAGTTAGTGTTGATTGGTAAACAGATGTCCATTGGGTAGTTAGTGTTGACTGGTTAACAGCTGTCCATTGGGTAGTTAGTGTTGATTGGTAAACAGCTGTCCATTTGGTAGTTAGTGTTGATTGGTAAACAGCTGTCCATTCAGTAGTTAGTGTTGATTGGTAAACAGCTGTCCATTTGGTAGTTAGTGTTGACTGGTAAACAGATGTCCATTCGGTAGATAGTGTTGATTGGTAAACAGCTGTCCATTCAGTAGTTAGTGTTGATTGGTAAACAGGTGTCTATTCGGTAGT is a window from the Esox lucius isolate fEsoLuc1 chromosome 12, fEsoLuc1.pri, whole genome shotgun sequence genome containing:
- the LOC117595378 gene encoding extensin-like, whose product is MELKPRPTPPNISQPYQTPYNTTQPHSTPSNTTQPYPTPHNTTLNLPNTTQPYPTPPNTIQHHPAPNTPNPNQPHSTPSNTTQPYPTPPSPTQHHPAPPNTTQPQPTPPSPNQTPPNISQPYQTPYNTTQPHSTPSNTTQPYPTPHNTTLNLPNTTQPYPTPPNTIQHPTHPIPPSPSQPHPNTPQPQPTPPSPNQHHPTPTNTTQPNAASASTHHLIMSWNTETHQHCFT